A DNA window from Streptomyces asoensis contains the following coding sequences:
- a CDS encoding RICIN domain-containing protein — protein MEETAATRAKTAAGRTGPKEAPRADRSRRGRRARGGAALTAALAAAALLAPAGVAQAAPAAAPTIVAQRVVTITQADTNRFLDAHEIDSLDYRVVTRPFQNNSTQHWLLTDLSNGLSTIQQMSNGRYLDAYQGSGDDFRVVTRTAENDPTQAWVILPSTNGTYTIQEASNSRYLDAYELPSQDYQVVTRPWKNADEERWRIVNV, from the coding sequence ATGGAAGAGACAGCGGCGACGCGGGCGAAGACGGCGGCCGGCAGGACGGGACCGAAGGAGGCGCCGCGGGCGGACCGCAGCCGTCGCGGACGAAGAGCCCGGGGAGGCGCCGCACTGACCGCGGCGCTGGCCGCCGCCGCACTGCTGGCCCCGGCCGGCGTCGCCCAGGCCGCGCCCGCTGCCGCGCCGACGATCGTGGCCCAGCGGGTCGTCACCATCACCCAGGCGGACACGAACCGCTTCCTGGACGCGCACGAGATCGACAGTCTCGACTACCGGGTGGTGACCCGCCCGTTCCAGAACAACAGCACACAGCACTGGCTGCTGACCGATCTGAGCAACGGCCTCTCGACGATCCAGCAGATGAGCAACGGCCGCTACCTCGATGCCTACCAGGGTTCCGGCGACGACTTCCGGGTCGTCACCCGCACCGCCGAGAACGACCCGACCCAGGCCTGGGTCATCCTGCCGTCCACCAACGGCACCTACACGATCCAGGAGGCCAGCAACAGCCGCTACCTCGACGCCTACGAACTGCCCTCCCAGGACTACCAGGTCGTCACCCGGCCGTGGAAGAACGCGGACGAAGAACGCTGGCGGATCGTCAACGTCTGA